In Chloroflexota bacterium, the following are encoded in one genomic region:
- the galE gene encoding UDP-glucose 4-epimerase GalE, with the protein MTKNQSSTVLVTGAAGYVGSVLCEELLRNDYRVIALDNQKQGHRQAVPPGATFIAVDLAEREALERVFLTRAPDAVMHLAASSVVSESVAQPGEYFRNNVANSINLLDAMMAHGVKRIVFASSAAVYGEPVSYSVSERDPAHPTNPYGESKLMFERVLQWYGRAHELRSVSLRCFNAAGATPRFGEDHHPETHLIPNMMKVALKQEEQLNVYGTDYDTKDGTCVRDYIHVLDIARAHILALRALDGGASISPIYNLGNGEGYSVFDVLNAAREVTGGEIPMVVQPRRPGDPPKLVAGAKLIRKELGWQPQFRGLNDIIASAWEWHREHPNGYGQGSV; encoded by the coding sequence GTGACTAAAAACCAGAGTAGCACCGTCCTGGTCACCGGAGCTGCCGGATACGTCGGTAGTGTCCTTTGTGAAGAGCTTCTGCGGAACGACTACAGGGTCATCGCGCTTGACAACCAGAAGCAGGGCCATCGCCAGGCGGTGCCGCCTGGGGCAACTTTCATAGCGGTGGACCTAGCAGAGAGGGAAGCTCTAGAAAGGGTCTTTCTCACCCGCGCCCCGGACGCGGTGATGCATCTGGCGGCCTCCAGCGTGGTGAGCGAGTCAGTAGCCCAGCCCGGGGAGTATTTCAGGAACAACGTGGCGAACAGCATTAACCTCCTGGATGCCATGATGGCCCACGGGGTGAAAAGAATAGTCTTCGCCTCCTCGGCGGCTGTCTACGGGGAGCCCGTTTCCTATTCGGTCAGCGAGCGGGACCCGGCGCACCCCACCAACCCATACGGTGAGTCCAAGCTGATGTTTGAGAGAGTCCTCCAGTGGTACGGCCGAGCTCACGAACTGAGGTCCGTTTCCCTGCGTTGCTTCAACGCCGCGGGTGCCACCCCCCGCTTCGGTGAAGACCACCACCCCGAGACCCATCTCATCCCCAACATGATGAAGGTGGCGCTGAAGCAGGAAGAGCAACTCAACGTCTACGGCACGGACTATGATACCAAAGACGGCACTTGTGTCAGAGACTACATTCACGTGCTGGACATCGCACGCGCCCACATTCTTGCGCTGCGCGCCCTCGATGGCGGCGCAAGTATCTCACCCATCTACAACCTCGGCAATGGCGAGGGCTACAGCGTCTTCGATGTACTGAACGCAGCCAGGGAGGTTACTGGCGGCGAGATACCGATGGTGGTTCAGCCGCGCCGCCCCGGGGACCCGCCCAAGCTGGTGGCCGGCGCTAAGCTCATCCGCAAAGAGTTGGGCTGGCAGCCCCAGTTCCGTGGCCTGAACGACATCATTGCCAGCGCCTGGGAATGGCACCGGGAACACCCAAACGGCTATGGCCAGGGGAGTGTTTGA